The proteins below come from a single Aegilops tauschii subsp. strangulata cultivar AL8/78 chromosome 6, Aet v6.0, whole genome shotgun sequence genomic window:
- the LOC141026084 gene encoding uncharacterized protein, with protein sequence MDDGKLTTLTEHITTHGTTVLEVVYTNDPRTVERIIKKYEEWLKEEKNKFVGLDLEYTRKSSYIRQGIAVVQLAMREHVLVYHYCRNDKTMLARAWIKIPDEHHVDIQRLFCIKGGRERDSMGDLAAAIIDPSYKNMKKSFSKEKH encoded by the exons ATGGACGACGGGAAACTAACAACACTCACCGAACACATCACTACCCACGGTACAACCGTGTTGGAggtggtgtacaccaatgacCCAAGGACCGTGGAGCGGATCATCAAAAAGTACGAGGAATGGCTAAAGGAGGAGAAGAACAAGTTCGTCGGCCTCGACCTCGAGTACACACGTAAGAGCAGTTACATACGACAAGGGATCGCTGTCGTCCAACTTGCCATGCGCGAGCATGTCCTTGTATACCACTACTGCAG GAACGACAAGACCATGCTTGCCCGTGCATGGATCAAAATTCCAGACGAGCACCACGTCGACATCCAGAGGCTATTCTGCATCAAGGGTGGTAGAGAAAGGGACTCCATGGGAGACCTTGCagcggccatcatcgacccctcaTACAAGAACATGAAGAAATCATTCTCAAAGGAGAAGCACTAG
- the LOC141026085 gene encoding uncharacterized protein: protein MDDFRNTTEHFFIDADGKTKLEVLYTNEPYKVEEILSLYEEWLREDRYKFVGLDLEYTREDYFGRSRKVTVMQLAMRKHVLVYHLCKARTECAALKDFLRNKGIIFASVDVRNDRDVLANSFLKIPRECHIDLKEELMIKGGNLRDSMADLVGAVINKSYLSMKSSFPQGLHDY from the coding sequence ATGGACGACTTCAGGAACACTACTGAGCATTTCTTTATAGATGCCGATGGTAAGACCAAGCTCGAGGTGTTGTACACCAACGAGCCCTACAAGGTGGAGGAGATTCTTTCTCTTTATGAGGAATGGCTGCGTGAGGACAGGTACAAGTTTGTTGGTCTTGATCTGGAGTACACACGAGAGGATTATTTTGGTCGGAGTAGAAAAGTCACCGTCATGCAACTGGCGATGCGCAAGCATGTTCTTGTCTATCACTTGTGCAAGGCCAGGACGGAGTGCGCTGCTCTGAAGGATTTCCTTCGGAACAAAGGTATAATTTTCGCTAGTGTCGACGTCAGGAACGATAGGGATGTTCTCGCAAACAGTTTCCTCAAAATTCCAAGAGAGTGTCACATCGACCTTAAAGAGGAGCTCATGATAAAAGGAGGCAATCTAAGGGATTCCATGGCAGATTTGGTAGGAGCCGTCATAAACAAATCTTACTTGAGTATGAAGTCGTCTTTTCCACAAGGTCTGCATGACTACTAG
- the LOC141026086 gene encoding uncharacterized protein, which yields MDDFLNTTEYHPIVADGNTKLDVWYTNEPGKVEEIIALYKDWLREEKYKFVGLGMEFTRKDCYGRRKVAVMQLAMRNHVLVYHFCKARTECPALKDFLENRGITFSSVGVRNIRDALFQDFIRIPEGYHIDIQEKFMIKGDEERDSMEDLAGAIIDESYSKLESSFPELLRHYWDWKPLTFDHLKYGATEGDGNLV from the exons ATGGACGACTTTTTGAACACCACCGAGTACCATCCGATAGTTGCCGATGGTAACACCAAGCTCGACGTGTGGTACACCAACGAGCCTGGCAAGGTGGAGGAGATCATTGCCTTGTACAAGGACTGGTTGCGCGAGGAGAAGTACAAGTTTGTTGGTCTCGGCATGGAGTTCACGCGAAAGGATTGTTACGGGCGTAGAAAAGTCGCCGTCATGCAACTGGCTATGAGGAATCATGTTTTGGTCTATCACTTCTGCAAGGCCAGGACGGAGTGCCCTGCCCTGAAGGATTTCCTTGAGAATAGAGGTATAACTTTCTCTAGTGTGGGCGTCAGGAATATTAGAGATGCTCTTTTTCAAGATTTCATCAGAATTCCAGAAGGGTACCACATCGACATCCAAGAGAAGTTTATGATCAAAGGCGACGAAGAAAGGGACTCCATGGAGGACTTAGCAGGAGCCATCATTGATGAATCTTATTCGAAGCTGGAGTCATCTTTTCCAGAACTTCTTCGTCACTACTGGGATTGGAAGCCACTTACTTTTGATCACCTGAAATATGGAGCTACT GAAGG GGACGGTAATCTAGTGTGA